The nucleotide sequence CTGCGTGGTCCATAATCTCAAATAAATCTTTAACCCGTCCTTTAGGAAAAGCGTGCACGAGGGTAGAAGCTGTATAAAGAGCCAGCATCGTTCCTCCGAATACCGCGAAGCTAACAATATGAACAGCTGTTCCTTTCCATACTGCAAATACGAGCAGAATAGAAGTAACGGCAACACTCAGAAGGACACCGAGTCCGTGTGTGATCGCATTTGCTATCTCTTCGCGTTTTGAAAATACATGTGTACTCATTCCGTTCACCTTCCTTTACGTTACAGTAAGTATATCAGAAAAAGGTATCCTTTAACCAATTAAAGACTTTAAGATTTTGTTAAAAAAGAAGGAATATTTTTCTGCAGAATTGAAATAGGTAAGATTATAGACTTTATAGATAAAGAGAGGGTCATGATCATGGAGGTAACGCGCTACTCGTCCATTCCTGCTTTTTACGCTGATGTAGAGTCTTTCTTATTGAATCAGGAAGACCGAGCGGGAATCATGCTTGGCAACAGTTTGCGGTTTAAAGATAAAGTGTGGGAAGAGGAAAAGCCTTTTTTGGCAACGGTAAAAAAAGGCGGGGAAATCATGCTCGCAGCGATGCTCATTCCACCGTATGCCTTGTTGCTTCTCGAAAAAGAGGAAGCAGAAGGTGTGGCAGCTGTCCCGCATTTAGTTCAATACTTAATAAGAGAAGACTTTGCCATTCATAAAATTATGTCACCTAAAGCGGTAGGAAAAGCGTTCAGTGAAGAGTGGACGAAAGCACATTCATTAGAAGAAAAAGTGTTGATGGATCTCAGATTGTATACGCTGCAGTCCGTCATACAGCAAGCGGCACGTCCCGGGAAGTTGCGAAAAGCAACACAAGCTGACTTAACGTTCTTGCCACAATGGATTTTGGAGATGACAGAAGAAACAAACCAGCTCATGACATTTGATGAAGCAGAAGAGTATGCGAGAGCTCGATTAGAAAATGAATTTCTTTTTATATGGGAAGAAGATGGCCGCCCTGTCTCCATGGCAGCGAAGACACGGCCGAATATTAAAGGGGTTTCTGTTAATCTCGTTTATACACCACGTGACTTGAGGGGCAGAGGATATGCGAGTGCTCTTGTCGCGTCATTAAGCGACCTCCTGCTGCAAGAAGGTTTTGAATTTTGCACGCTGTATACCGATCTCGCCAACCCAACTTCTAATAAAATCTATCAAAATATCGGATACCAGCCTGTATGTGATTATGTTGAGCTGAAGTTTGATCAAAAAAGAACAGAATCTCCGGCTTGATTACCGGCAGACTCTGTCTCTTTGATAAAGATAATCTCTTATGTATCTTTTAGCACCTGCTAAAGTGCCTTCGGGCAGCTGATCTGCTGCAAAGTACTGAAAATCGAACGATTCATCTTCATCGATGCACAGTTCACCCGAAACAGAACTTGCCGTATAAACGGCAGTTACTGCATATAATTCATCACCATTCGGCGTTTGCAGATAGTGATCTTTACCAGAATAAACGTGAAGCTGGGTTAAACCGTCTATATCGAGCCCAGTTTCTTCTTTCACTTCACGAACAGCCGTTTCTTCAAAGCTTTCTCCAAGTTCCATCAAACCGCCAGGCAGCCCCCAGCCACCATCTTTCCGGTGCTGCAGCAGAATTTCTTCTCTATCGTTTTTAATAATGACAACAGACCCTGGTAAGATGAGCGGTGCACTTCCTACATATTTGCGCAGATCTTCATAATAAGCCATTAAATCGCTCCTTCCTAACCAACATTTTACAGAACATATGTTAATAATTCATCTAAAAGTGGAACAATGATAACAGAATGATTGAGGGGAGTTTTGGAATGGAAGCCTTTGCTAGACCTCGTGTAGTTGTAAGTAAATGTCTTGAATTTGACGCATGCCGTTATAACGGTGATGTGATTTATAATGATGTGATCAAAAAGTTAATGGACTATGTTGATTTTGTTCCTGTTTGTCCAGAGGTTGAAATCGGACTCGGAACACCGCGAGAAACCATCCGTATCGTGAAAAAAGGGGAGGATCACTTCCTTCTTCAGCCTTCTACTCAACGAGATGTAACGAACGAGATGAAAATGTTCTCAGAAGGTTATTTATCTAAAATCATTGATACTGATGGATTTATTTTAAAAACGCGTTCACCTTCTTGCGGCTTAAAAGAAGTGAAAGTGTATGCTTCTACAGAAAAAGGGCCGGCGATCGGTCATTCGAGCGGTTTATTCGGCGGAAAAGTGGCCGAGCTCTTTTCACATTTAGCGATTGAAGAAGAAGGACGGTTAAATAATTTTACGATTCGAGACCGTTTTTATACAAAGCTATTTACGCTAGCCGCTTTTCGAAACATACTTCCACAAGGACTAGAAGCAATAAAAACATTTCATAACAAAAATCAGTTCCTCTTTATGGCGTATAGCAATCCTACACTAAAAGTGATGAACCGTATCTTGAAGAACGAGCAAGAGAATGGGGAAGAACGAACGATTCAATTGTATGCAAAAGCGATGAATAAACTTTTTAACCGTGCGGCAAGAAGCGATTCAAACCGAAAAGTCGCGTATGAAATCTTTAAGCGGTTCGAAGACAGGCTATCTCAAGGAGAAGTCGCATTTTTTGAACAGCTTCTTCAAAAGTACGCAGACAAAAAAGAGCCGTTCTCTAGTGTCGCTACGATCTTGAAGTCGCACGCGATCCGATTTGAAGACAGCGAAATTCTTGGACAAACCTTTTTTGCACCGTATCCCGAGATTCTGCTAGAGATTTCAGATTCAGGTAAGGGAAGAGATTACTAGAACAAGCCAATAGAGTGCTGGAATGGTAAGGAAGGAAAGAATCGTACTTAATGCAACACCTGCAGCCGCAAACGACGCATCTTCACCATATCTCTCTGCATACATCGAGATGGTTGGAGCTGAAGGCATACCTGCAGTCAAAACGGCAACAGCAAAAAGTTGAAAAGGCAGTGAAAACAGAGCAAATGGCAATAACAGAACCGGAAAGAAAACCAACTTATAGAAGCTAGCTAGCCATAAATGTATGTTGCTGCAATAGCTTCTCAGTTTTTGGATCGGCATGCTGCCTAAAAGAATACCAATCAGCAGCATGGATAGAGGAACAGTAGGCTTTCCTGTCATTTCAAGTGTGCTCGATAATACCGCGGGCAGTGTTCCTGGCAGAAGCATGAGAACAAAGCCGACTAATGTGGACGTTACGCCAGCGTTTAAGAACACTTTTCGCCATTGAACGGTTTCCGAGTTCCTGGCAAAGAGATAGATTGCGTACGTCCAAATGACTAATAAATAGACAAAGTTAAAAAGAGTCGCAATGAAAACACCTTCTTTTCCAAACAATAAAAAACTGACAGCAATGCCTAGAAAGCCTTGGTTTCCAAAAATCATGATGCCTTCTAAGGCATTTTTTTGCTTTGTTTCAGTGTTCAATTTCTTTACCGTCCACCACGAGACGATTGACGATACGATTAAAACAAAAGCCGACATCATTGAAAGCCATACGAACTGTTTAATATTATCAAAGGAAAAAGGAACGTCCATGCCAAATAAAATAAGAGCAGGCAGCGTGACATTCAAGATAATAGCCGTTATTGTTTTTTCACTGCCAGGCGGTAAGATCTCTTTTTTGCGAAGGATATAACCTAATAACGCGATGCTGTACAATAGGGTTAACTCTTGAATAAAGGGACCAAAATGGTTCATCTATCATCCCCTCCTTACTTAAAAGGGTATGGTTTAATAGTGAATTGGGTGAAAGTGATTTTTAGTGCTAAGCTTTGTTGTTTTGAAAGAGGTTGATTTCCGTTCCAGATGCTCGCTTTCCGGGGGGCGTGCGGTGAGCATCCTGCCGCTTTGCGCCATTAGGAGTCTCCACCTGCCCCGCTCGTCGCCCAGGAGTCTCGCACATTGCACTTCAATCAACTTGCAAATGATGAGAAAGAAAAAGCCGAAGCAACAATCCTTTAGAAAAGAGCTTTTTTCAAAGAAAGAGGTGGTTTTACATGTTGATTGCAAAAGGAGAAACTTTATTTAGACAAGGTGAAGAGGGGCCATTATTTAAGCTTGATAAAGGATTGTTAAAGATTGTTCGCGTTCATGAAGATGGCAGCCAGGTTCTGTTGAACTTAATCGTTCCAGGAGAAATCATTCCGCACCATTCTCTAACGAGTCAAAAAGAGTATAACGGCACGGCCCTTGCGGTTTTACCTTCTGAGATAACAGTGATTGATCCTAAACAATGGTATCAGTCATTAGAGGAAAATCCTTGGAAGTTTAAAGAAGTTGCACTTTTGTTAGAAACGAAATTAAGAATGATGCAGCAGCGGATCAATCAAATGTCCACGTTGACTCCAGAAGGAAAAGTGCTGAAACTTAAAAGTTGGTTCAGCCATTATTTTCCCGAAGTTCACATCGAAAAAATACTGGCTCAAGAAGAAATCGGACAGTTTGTTGGTTTGAGAAGAGAGACTGTCAACCGGGCTTTAAAAAAGCTGAATTGAAATGTCAAAGAATTTACATACATATGAACGTAAGATTTTTGCTCTTTTAACAAAAGATACATGTATAAAACTAAAGGAGTGAAAGGCATGAAAAAATTTATCCCGTTAGCCCTAGCATTTTCTGTTTTAACAAGTGGTGTTGTTACGGTTTCTGCTGCAAACCAAGAAAAGGTACAAGTAGAAGCTCAGCATAAAGGTCACCATTTTAGACATATGAAAAATTTTGAAGAGCAGGTTCATAAAGCAAATGCTCTAAAAATTGAGCGATTAGAGATTCAGAAGGAAATTCTTCAGAAGAAAGATAAACTTTTTACACAGCATGTAAAAGCTGGAGAAAAGGGAGCACAAGAGAAAAGAACAGGTAACAAAGTAAATTGGCAGGACATGAAAAAAATTCATCAAGACTTAAGAGCATTACAAAAGCAAGCGCACGAAACGAAAAAAGCAATGCATGAAGCGATGAAATCAGATAACGAAAAGCTTGCTTTAGAGAAGATGAATCAATGGCTAAGCATCAATGAAAAAATCAACAGCAAGCTAGGTGAAAAATCAGCTAAGTTGGATGAGGTTTTGGCGAGTTATAAGTAATAACTAAAAGTGTTGAGACAAAATCGTTTGCCTCAACACTTTTTAAGATTAATTAGCTTAATGTCTAGGCGTGTAATCTGGATAATCAGTAATAATGCCATCTACACCTGCATCTAAAAGTGGTTGAACTTCTTCTTGTTTTCGAACGGTCCAAGCCATGATCCCCATGTGGCGCTCGTGAACTTCATCAACGATAGAGGAGTTAACAAGGGTTCTGCTTGGGTTCACAAATTCAGCATATGCAGCAAATTCGCTTAGTTTGGCTTCACTTAAGTCTGTTGCTCGTGAAGTTAGAACACCTACAGGTACTTGAGGCAGAAGCTTATCCATTCGTTGCATTGAATCAAACTCAAAGGATTGAATGATAATCTTATCATGAGCAGGTAGGTGCATGTTGCGTTCTTTAAGAGCAGCAGCTACTTTTTCTTCAATACCAGGATAATAATACGTTGCTTTTAATTCAATTAAAATACCAGATTTTCCGCGGAATTCATCTAGCACCTCTTCAAAAGTAGGAACTTTTTCTCCTGCAAATTCTTCTCCAAAATAGCTGCCTGCGTCAAGTTGACGAATCTCTTGAAGTGTATGATTTTTCACATATCCTGTTCCGTTCGTTGTGCGGTCTAGCGTAACATCATGAATAACAACAAGTTCGCCATCTTTTGTTTCCTGCACATCAATTTCAATGTAATCAGCTTTCATTTCAACACCTTTATGAAAAGCTGCCATCGTATTCTCAGGTGCATATCCAGCAGCACCGCGGTGTGCGACTGTTTGAACTTGATCAGATGGCTCGTAAGCTAGGGTTGTAGTCGTATAGATCGAACTGATTATCCCCATTGAAAGTATTGATGCAACTGCGGTTTTCTTAATCATGTCATTCATCCCCTCTGTCGTTGTTTGATAGTGAACTTGCTTGCCTCATGCAACAAGCAAGCTTACAATCATTATGCTAACAAAGAGAAATAGGGAAAGAATGGTCAGAAGTTCCCGAGTATTTTAAAGAAAAAAAGGTCTATATGAGGGGATATCTTAATAAACAGCCCTTCTGTAAAAAGAGTGTGAATTAAGTGTCAGTACTGTAAAAAAACAAAAAAACCAGGCATTAAACGCCTGGTTTTTGAGTTTCTTCTGGATGTTTGAAGCCTCTTGCAATATAGATAAATGGTGTAGAAGCAGCCGACACAACAAATTTAATCACATATGTCGTGAAGAAGATTTGCATCCAAACGTCCCATGAAAACACGCCAGCAAAAGCTATTGTACAAAAGATGAACGTATCGATCAGCTGACTTACCATCGTACTACCGTTGTTACGAATCCAAAGCTGATCAGGTCGTGAAAACTTTTCCTTCAACTTTGCAAACAGTTTTACGTCAAGATATTGACTGATTAGGTATGCAGCTAGACTGCCGATTACTAATCGAGGCATAAAACCAAAGATTGCTTCAAGATGCGGCTGGAAGATATCACTTTCATGCGGTTGAAATACGAGCACCATCTGCATGATGATCGTAGTCATGATAAGGGTGAAGAACCCGAACCATACCGCTTTTTTCGCTTCTTTTTCCCCGTACTTTTCATTGATTAAGTCTGTCGCTAAATAGATGGTGCCGTATATGACGTTACCAAGAGTCATAACGAGACCAAACAGCTCAATCGTTTTAACGACTTGTAAATTAGCTAGAATCGAAGCTGCAGCGATCCAAGCAAATAAACCGGCTTTTCCAAACCACTTATAGCACGTAAGAAACAATATAAAATTAACAAGTGCAAAAGCTACACCAAAATAAAAATTAAACATAAAAATTCCTCCTAGTTTTGATAACGCGGGAGTTTTCGAACCGCGAAAAACATTTAACACAACAGTTCCCAATTATAAGTCAGTTTTTGTAATTAATCAATAAACCGGATAAATATATGATCTCTGTATAGTTTACTTTCTCTTTCTTTGTGAAATACATAGTGTATGTGGATTGTTGTTATTGGAAGTGGTTGATTTCCGTTTCAGGTGCTCGCTTTCCGCGGGGCAGGCGGTGAGCCACATTTGTACGTTTCACGTATAAGTGTCTCACCTACCCGCCTGTCCCGCAGGAGTCTCGCACCTTGCACTCCAATCAACTGTCACAGAAGAAATAAATCCAGAGGTTTGAAAGCAACAATCACTTTTTAAAAAAACGTATAAGATACAGCACACTAAGGAGCAGGTGAATGATTACTTTTGAAAATGTTTCTAAAGAATATCCAGATGGAACGGCTGCCGTTCGTGATTTGAACCTTACGATACAACCAGGGGAATTTTTTGTAGTTATTGGTCCGAGCGGATGCGGGAAAACGACGATGCTTAAGATGATCAATCGGCTTATTAGTCTAACTAAAGGCACGATTACAATCGATAATAAGAGAATCAGTGATTACAAAATTGATGAGCTGCGCTGGAACATCGGATATGTTCTTCAGCAGATCGCTCTATTTCCTCATATGACGATCTTAGAAAACATCAGTATCGTTCCTGAGTTAAAAGGATGGGACAAAGAGAGAATTCGTAAAAGAGTGGACGAGCTTCTAGAAATGGTGGGCTTAGATCCTAAAACGTATCGAAATCGTAAACCTAAAGAACTTTCTGGCGGACAGCAGCAGCGAGTGGGTGTCGTACGTGCATTAGCAGCGGATCCTAACATTATTCTTATGGATGAGCCTTTTAGTGCACTCGATCCAATAAGCAGAGAAAAACTTCAGGAAGATCTTTTTAACTTACAAAGAAATATTAAAAAGACCATTGTTTTCGTGACTCATGATATGAAAGAAGCTATGAAGCTTGGAGATCGGATCTGTGTAATGAATGAAGGCTCTATCGTACAAGTCGGAACACCAGAAGAGCTGCTCGAAAACCCTGCAGATGAATTTGTAAGAAATTTTGTAGGAACTGATAGTGTGAGTTCTGTGGAAAAAATGGATCTTACAAAGCTTGTGAGACCATTAAGCGCTGATGAAATTGGTTTAGATTATCAATTACATTGC is from Fictibacillus sp. b24 and encodes:
- a CDS encoding NUDIX hydrolase; translated protein: MAYYEDLRKYVGSAPLILPGSVVIIKNDREEILLQHRKDGGWGLPGGLMELGESFEETAVREVKEETGLDIDGLTQLHVYSGKDHYLQTPNGDELYAVTAVYTASSVSGELCIDEDESFDFQYFAADQLPEGTLAGAKRYIRDYLYQRDRVCR
- a CDS encoding glycerophosphodiester phosphodiesterase codes for the protein MNDMIKKTAVASILSMGIISSIYTTTTLAYEPSDQVQTVAHRGAAGYAPENTMAAFHKGVEMKADYIEIDVQETKDGELVVIHDVTLDRTTNGTGYVKNHTLQEIRQLDAGSYFGEEFAGEKVPTFEEVLDEFRGKSGILIELKATYYYPGIEEKVAAALKERNMHLPAHDKIIIQSFEFDSMQRMDKLLPQVPVGVLTSRATDLSEAKLSEFAAYAEFVNPSRTLVNSSIVDEVHERHMGIMAWTVRKQEEVQPLLDAGVDGIITDYPDYTPRH
- a CDS encoding AEC family transporter, with the protein product MNHFGPFIQELTLLYSIALLGYILRKKEILPPGSEKTITAIILNVTLPALILFGMDVPFSFDNIKQFVWLSMMSAFVLIVSSIVSWWTVKKLNTETKQKNALEGIMIFGNQGFLGIAVSFLLFGKEGVFIATLFNFVYLLVIWTYAIYLFARNSETVQWRKVFLNAGVTSTLVGFVLMLLPGTLPAVLSSTLEMTGKPTVPLSMLLIGILLGSMPIQKLRSYCSNIHLWLASFYKLVFFPVLLLPFALFSLPFQLFAVAVLTAGMPSAPTISMYAERYGEDASFAAAGVALSTILSFLTIPALYWLVLVISSLT
- a CDS encoding GNAT family N-acetyltransferase, giving the protein MEVTRYSSIPAFYADVESFLLNQEDRAGIMLGNSLRFKDKVWEEEKPFLATVKKGGEIMLAAMLIPPYALLLLEKEEAEGVAAVPHLVQYLIREDFAIHKIMSPKAVGKAFSEEWTKAHSLEEKVLMDLRLYTLQSVIQQAARPGKLRKATQADLTFLPQWILEMTEETNQLMTFDEAEEYARARLENEFLFIWEEDGRPVSMAAKTRPNIKGVSVNLVYTPRDLRGRGYASALVASLSDLLLQEGFEFCTLYTDLANPTSNKIYQNIGYQPVCDYVELKFDQKRTESPA
- a CDS encoding ABC transporter ATP-binding protein, which codes for MITFENVSKEYPDGTAAVRDLNLTIQPGEFFVVIGPSGCGKTTMLKMINRLISLTKGTITIDNKRISDYKIDELRWNIGYVLQQIALFPHMTILENISIVPELKGWDKERIRKRVDELLEMVGLDPKTYRNRKPKELSGGQQQRVGVVRALAADPNIILMDEPFSALDPISREKLQEDLFNLQRNIKKTIVFVTHDMKEAMKLGDRICVMNEGSIVQVGTPEELLENPADEFVRNFVGTDSVSSVEKMDLTKLVRPLSADEIGLDYQLHCISVKTSIKDALDILTREEEVTVEDHGAIIGTLNRQAVIQYLADHLQERGSRDE
- a CDS encoding YbgA family protein, translated to MEAFARPRVVVSKCLEFDACRYNGDVIYNDVIKKLMDYVDFVPVCPEVEIGLGTPRETIRIVKKGEDHFLLQPSTQRDVTNEMKMFSEGYLSKIIDTDGFILKTRSPSCGLKEVKVYASTEKGPAIGHSSGLFGGKVAELFSHLAIEEEGRLNNFTIRDRFYTKLFTLAAFRNILPQGLEAIKTFHNKNQFLFMAYSNPTLKVMNRILKNEQENGEERTIQLYAKAMNKLFNRAARSDSNRKVAYEIFKRFEDRLSQGEVAFFEQLLQKYADKKEPFSSVATILKSHAIRFEDSEILGQTFFAPYPEILLEISDSGKGRDY
- a CDS encoding queuosine precursor transporter translates to MFNFYFGVAFALVNFILFLTCYKWFGKAGLFAWIAAASILANLQVVKTIELFGLVMTLGNVIYGTIYLATDLINEKYGEKEAKKAVWFGFFTLIMTTIIMQMVLVFQPHESDIFQPHLEAIFGFMPRLVIGSLAAYLISQYLDVKLFAKLKEKFSRPDQLWIRNNGSTMVSQLIDTFIFCTIAFAGVFSWDVWMQIFFTTYVIKFVVSAASTPFIYIARGFKHPEETQKPGV
- a CDS encoding Crp/Fnr family transcriptional regulator; amino-acid sequence: MLIAKGETLFRQGEEGPLFKLDKGLLKIVRVHEDGSQVLLNLIVPGEIIPHHSLTSQKEYNGTALAVLPSEITVIDPKQWYQSLEENPWKFKEVALLLETKLRMMQQRINQMSTLTPEGKVLKLKSWFSHYFPEVHIEKILAQEEIGQFVGLRRETVNRALKKLN